Within the Patescibacteria group bacterium genome, the region TGGCTGGTAACCGACAGCAGACGGGATACGACCTAATAGCGCAGATACTTCGGAGCCAGCCTGAGTGAAGCGAAAAATATTATCAACAAACAATAATACATCTTGATTTTCAGAATCACGAAAATGTTCCGCCATCGTGAGCGCCGTCAATGCAACGCGCGCGCGCGAACCCGGCGGCTCGTTCATCTGGCCGAACACAAGTGTTGTTTTATCCAATACACCACTAGATTGCATTTCGTGATACAAATCATTTCCTTCGCGTGTACGTTCGCCCACACCTGCAAAAACAGAAACACCTCCATGCTGTGCGGCAATATTTCGAATAAGTTCTGTGATTACAACCGTCTTGCCCACACCTGCACCTCCGAACAAACCGACTTTGCCGCCTTTCAGAAAGGGGCAAATAAGATCTACGACTTTGATGCCTGTTTCAAACACTTCACTCTCGGTTGATTGCGCAATAAAGGGCGGCGCCTCGCGATGGATCGGCACACGCTGCTTTGACTCCAAATCCCCCTTGCCATCGATGGGCTCACCAAGCACATTGAACATACGGCCTAATGTTTCCTTGCCAACAGGCACCGAAATAGGCGCGCCAGTATCGATTGCATCGCAATTGCGCTGTAGACCTTCCGTCGGACCCATGGCAATTGCACGCACAGTATTGTTGCCAAGATGCTGCTGAACTTCACAGACAAGTTTTCCATTGGGACCTTCGATAACAAGCGCATGGGTAAGCGCAGGCAGATGTCCTTCAAATACAACATCAACGACTGGTCCGATGATTTGCGAAATGGTTCCTTTATTCATAGGTGTGTATCATAATTCATAATCGGTAAGATAGTGTTATTCCAAAGCAGCGCGGCCAGATGAAATTTCTGCAATTTCCTGCGTAATGCCCGCTTGGCGGATTTGGTTATACGTGAGGGAAAGATCGGAAAGCAGATCAGAGGCTGATGATGTCGCATTGTGCATCGCGAGCATACGTGCGCTATGTTCGGATGCTTCGCTTTCGAGGACTGCTTGAAAAATCTGCACATCCAGAAGACGAGGTAAGACTGCCTTGATTACTTCTGTATCCGACGGCTCAAAAAGAACCGGTAAAGTTGCTGTTGTGCCTTCCCTGTGGTGTTCCTCAACCTCGAGCGGCAGGAGTGTTTTGGCAACCGAAGACTGTTTAACCGAGGAAACAAAATGCATGGCAACAAGTATGACTTTATCAAGCTCGCCGCGGATATACATATCGCTGATAACATGGGAGATTGGCGCAACATCCATAATAGAACGAGTGATATCATTTTTTGGAAAATCCGCCTTGACAGTGTACCCGGAGCGAGCAGCAAGCTCTCCCCCTTTCTTGCCTAGAGAAAAAAGTAGGGTATGTGTTGCTCCAGATTCTTTCTCGCGAGCTACGGTACGCTGGACCTGTGCAAGAAGTGCATTATTGAATCCTCCGCAAAGCCCTCGATTGGTACTCACAAGAACAATGCCTAATGTTTTCACAGGACGTTTTGCAAGGAGTGGATGAAGCTGCTCATCATGATTTGGATCCAAGCGACTAAGTATATCCCATGCAGTTGTTGCATAGGGACGTGTTGCAAGAGCCGCAGTCACTGCACGCCTCATTTTGGAAGCGGAAACAAGCTCCATTGCCTTTGTCATTTTTTTTGTATTGCCGATTGATCGGATCTGCCGGCGGATTGCAAGCGTACCTTTTGCCATACTTACAGCTGTGCCGTAGCATTAAAATCTGTGATTGCTTTTTTGAGAAGGTGTTCTGTTTCTTCGTTAAGCTCGCCAGTTTCGCGGATCGACTGGAGTACGATTTTCTCGTTTGCACTTTCAATATAATTGATAAAGTGTTCTTCCCATTTTTGGATTTTATCCACTTCAATTGTATCGAGGTGTCCGTTCACGCCTGCATACAGCAGAACAACCTGCTGTTCAACGGGACGTGGTTTGTATTGTCCTTGCTTGAGTAATTCTGTAAGCCGCTTACCCCGATTGATTTGTTTTTGCGTTGTTTCATCCAGATCTGATCCGAATTGAGCGAATGCGGCAAGTTCGCGGTACTGTGCCAAGTCAAGACGGAGACGGCCGGCAACTTTTTTCATCGCTTTTGTTTGTGCAGATGAGCCGACACGAGACACCGACAAACCAACATTCAAAGCGGGGCGTATGCCCTGGTAAAAGAGATCTGTTTCCAGGTAAATTTGTCCATCGGTAATGGAAATAACGTTTGTGGGAATATATGCAGATACATCGCCTGCCTGCGTTTCAATAATAGGCAGAGCGGTCAATGAACCGCCACCATTGTCAGCATTTAGTTTTGCAGCGCGCTCCAACAAACGTGAATGGAGGTAAAAAATATCGCCAGGATATGCCTCGCGCCCCGGCGGTCGACGCAATAAAAGCGAAAGTTGGCGATACGCAACCGCATGCTTGGAAAGATCATCATAGACAATAAGTACGTCCTTACCCTGTTCCATAAAGTATTCTCCCATTGCGCATGCTGCGTAGGGAGCTATAAAACTCATGGCCGCCGGATCGGATGCACCTGCAAGTACCACTACTGTATAATCCATTGCGCCTTCTTCGGAAAGGCGTGAAACAATTTTTGCAATTTTAGATTCCTTCTGTCCTATTGCTACATAGATACAGAATACGGGAGCGCCTTTTGCATATTCACTCTTTTGGCTGATGATGGCATCGAGCGCCACGGCAGTTTTGCCTGTTTGGCGATCGCCGATAATCAGTTCTCGTTGCCCTCTGCCAATTGGTATCATTGCATCTACTGCCGTTATGCCCGTAATGAGCGGCTGCCGTACCGATTGTCGCGTGATAACACCCGGAGCGATTTTTTCAATAGGATAAAAGGTATCCGTAGCAATGGGCCCCTGCCCATCAATAGGTGCTCCAAGAGCATCAACAACACGACCCACAAGACCGGGACCTACCGGAACTTCCAGAATACGTCCCGTAGGTTTTACGCGATCGCCCTCTCTTAAACTCCTGAAATCTCCCAAAATCATTGCGCCAACAGTATCTTCTTCAAGATTCAGTACGACACCCATAACCGTTGAACCATCATGGGAAAGAAATTCAAGCATTTCCGATTGACGCGCATCTGCCAACCCGGAGATTTTTGCAATACCATCCCCTACTTCGATAACATTACCTTCTTTTTGGACCTGTAGATCGCTTTTGAAAGATTCAAGCTGCTTCTGAAGTGATTGTATGAGATATTCTGATGACATAATAACGTATTCAGTTAGGCATGGGCACTTTTTTGTAAATGGCGACGTAATGCATGGAGGCGTCCCGCATCGCTAGCATCGACGACAAGGTCTTGTGCTTTCACTCTGAATCCTCCGATGAGATCCGCATCGACAGTAAAGGAAATATTGCTCTTTTTCCCGTATGATGCATGGATCATTTCCTCGAACATCTTTTTTTCATTGGCAGTGGGTTGGCTTGCGGTTGTAATAGTTACGCGAACAGAGCCCTCGAGGCGACTTGTGACATCACGCAACGATCGTGCTACCGCACCTGCCGTTCGAAGCAATCCTTGCCTAGCTAAAAAAGATACAAATTCATGTATCATGGTATCAATCTGCTGATGTGTTTTGCCTTTTGCCAGAGCAAGGAGGCTTTCCGCATATCGCTGGGGGGCTATCTTCATACGTTTTTTTTGAGCCGATCAACGGCTTTTTTAGCAAGATCTTTTGAAATCTTTTTTTCACCGCTTGTTTGTGCTATCGATGCAGATGCCTGCACAACGAGATCAACAATATCTTTTTTTGCATCTTCGAGCATTTGTTGTTTTTCCTGTTCTATGCGCGTCTTGGCCTGAGTAACAACGCGCTTCACTTCTTCACGAGTTTGCTTCACTGTTTCTTGCCGATGCTGCTCCGCTAATGCCGATGCTTCTTCCAAAATCTTTTCTGCTTCTTTCTTTGCCTTGAGAACGATTTGCTTATAGGTCTGGTCGGTGAGTTTCAGCTTCTCTTCAGCTGCATCGGCATCTGCCAACCCTTTTTCGATCTTTGCAGTGCGCTTTTCAAGCAATGCAAGAAGGGGCTTATACAAGAGCTTGTACAGGGCAAAAAAAAGAATTGCGAAATTGACAAGTTGGGCTACAAGCAACCTCCAATCAACACCGAGTGATGTGAGGATTTCCATAGATGGTGTATGACTAAAAAGTTAAACGAACTTTATAAGGAGCGCTATAACAAGCGCATAAATGGCGATAGCTTCGGTAAACGCAATACCCAAAATCATGACCGTCTGGATCTTGCCTGACGCTTCAGGATTGCGACCGATTGCCTCAAGGGCTTTACCTACCAATAACCCGATACCAATACCAGGACCAATAGCGCCAAGACCCATGGCAAGACCCGGTCCCAATGCTTTAGCCCATTCTACTGAAGCTTTTACAAGCTCTAAATTTTCCGGCATATCTGCTCTGGATTTAATAATAAAAACACGATGCACGAAATAAATCTTCATGGCATGTCGTTATTGTAGCGCACATTTTGAAGGTGTCAACAGGTCTACTGACCTTTCCTAATCATCTTAACTGATAAAATGTATGATTTTGAGTCGGATTCGATATTCTGGAGCCTCAAAAAACCGCAATTGTATCCGTAGATACGATGAGGATTTTTTGAGGCGAAGAACGAGAAGGCGGCAAAAATCATAGGCTTTAGCGTTAAGATGATTAGGAAAGGTCAGTAAGTGCATAAAAAAACCTCGCTGTGAGTAGCGAGGGAGGTGAATACCTATCTTGAAGGATTTGTTGCTTGCTCGTTTTTGAGCTCATCTACTGAACCGGGGTTCTCCCAGGGGAAAAATACTGCCTCGTGACAATCGATATCTCTGAGCTTATCATGAGTTCCTAGCGGAGTATCCGAACCGGGATACATAGACTGAATAATCATCGCGGGAGTATCCCCATCAAAACGGGGTTGCTCTAGACTATAAATGACCGTAAGTGTTTTCGTCAGTGGAGCAGGAACTGTTGGGTCTTTTACGCGCCATGCCCGTGTCCACTTATTCGGATTAAATTCTTCTATATCAAAGGGGATATCGAATAGGTGTACGGCTGAAGCCCAGCCAACATAGGATGGGTACTCGATTTCAACACTCCACGTACCGCAGGGATCGGGCTTATTAGAAAGCACTTCTAGCGCTTCATCAACCAACTCTGAGAGGATAAAGGAGTCGGTAAGAAATTGGTTGTCATATTTCCACCGATAGAAATTTCCTGCAAGCGGCTGCCCACTCTGGCGAAAACATGTCGACCGAAGGCGGTTGCGCTGACGAACCGGCAGAATGATGCGAATGGTTGAACCCTGATGTATCAATGAACAAGTATAGATGGTTTCCATCATCTCGATTGCCATTATACACCAAAATGCCCCTTTTGTCAATAAAAAACCTCGCTAGAGAGCGAGGAGCTAGATGGAATTTGTAATCGGATACCGCTTTCTCAAGAAGTACCGCACGCTTATAGAGTGGGTGCGCATTTCTTTTCAGTTCAAGGTCCTTTCGAGTAGATGATCGTAGCTTCTGCTCTGGTATGAAATTTAATGCAGCAAAAATAGCCATACCTATAAGACCTAACAGTATGAAAGCTACAAAGATCCAACCAAACCATGGCCACGTAATCACTCCTTTACTCGTAGAAGCTGCGAGGGTAAAGAAAGAGGTTATCGCACCAAACACAGCACAACCGACAGAACCATAGAGGGGGTCAGCGTAACGCACCTCTATTTTGTCTACTTCACTAAGGAAAATATATGAAGAAGCTCTATAAAAAAATATCATCGTTCAAAAGTGAGGCTGCGGAACGAAAGTTTTGGGAAACCAACGATTCAACTCAGTATATTGATTGGCGAAAAGCAAAAAAAACAAGATTCCCAAATCTCAAACCTTCAACAGAAACTATTTCTCTCCGTCTGCCACAGGGAATGCTGGAAGAGATTAAGATTCGAGCGCAAAAACGCGATGTTCCCTACCAGTCGCTTATCAAAATCATGCTTGATAGTAAACTGCGCGAGGATAGATAGTCTAGTGGTGCGCTTCTTCGGTTGCCATTTTGATAAACACGATCGTGAGCATGGAAAACACCAATGCCTGGATAAAGCCAACAAACAACTCAAGCGCCATAAACGGCAGAGGTACAATATACGGCACGAGCGTGTACATCACGATCAAAAGCACTTCTCCGGCAAAAATATTGCCAAACAAACGAAAAGAGAATGACACCAATTTTGCCACTTCTGAAATCAGTTCCAAAATCCCAACAAAAAAACTTATGGGGCTTTTGAAATTTAAAAATTTTGAAATATATTTGGAAAACCCAATACTCATGACGCCGACCACCTGAATAGTAATAACACTGATAAGGGATAATGCGATAGTAAAGTTAAGGTCGGCCGCACTCGCACGAATAAACGGTATAATAATTCGCTTTCCTTCATGTTCTTCCCAAAGCCCCACAGATCCCATGCCGGGTAAAAGCTCCGTCCAATTTGTGAGAATGATGAATAAGAAAATAGTTGCAATGAGAGGAAAGAATCTTTTGGTCTGTTCCTTATTGCCCATGACGCCTTCAACAATCCCAAACAAAAAATCGATAACAACCTCTGCAATATTTTGAGCGCCCCTCGGCACGAGCGTAAGCTTGCGCGTTATGACATATCCCGCAACGCACAAAAAAACTATGATGATCCACGAAATCAGTATACTGTTCGTAACAGGAAACGAACCGATATGAAAAAGTGTTTCTGCGCTAATGGAGATATTCATAGTTCTTTTTTATCTGAAGGCGAATTAGATGTATCATCAAGGATTTCTTTTGTTTTGCGATACACAAGCACCGTTGAAATCACAATTGCAAAGAGAATACTTATAAGCAGAATAAGTGGTTTTGTTTTGAATGTAGAATCAAGAAATGCACCAAGAATCGCAAACCCAACAAGCGGCAATGCAATGAAGTACCCCATTTCAAGCGCTATGCCAAGCGCATGAAATTGTTTATTTTGTTCATTCTGTGCCACATTCAAGAGGTTTTTATAAAAACTAACAAGGACATTTGAAATGTCTTCATATAGTATAGTATACCACCTATAGGCATTTTTTGCAATTGATGCCATTGACAATAACTAACTATAATGCAATACTTTGTTTTATGAATTCCTCTATTCCCCAATGTATTCTAGTAGCTGAGGACGATGATATGATATGGGAACTTGGGATTAGGAAATTATTCACTGTTCTTTTTCCAATCAGCAAACTCGTGCGCGCTCGGAATGAAGCAGAAGTATACATTGCCATTGCCAATCAGAAACCCGACCTTATCACAATGGATGGCACTCTTGCTGACGGATCTCAAGGCCTAGCCATCGCGCGCGAACTTCGCACGCTCGATATTCAAGCTCCTATTGTTATGCTTTCAGCCGCAGGGATGTCGGGACAAGAAATACGTGAGGCAGGCGCACAGGCCTACTGCCTTAAAATGGATATGTCAAAAAAACTCCCGGGCATCTTTGCCCAATTGGGATTTGCAACAGAACAAAACCCCGGCCGTTCACATTGAGCGGCATTTTTTATTCCAACCTAAAAAGCCGTTTGGCATTTTCTGTCGTTTGCCGTGCCACTTCTTCAGAAGATACGCCTCGTAATGATGCGACCTTGTCTACAACGAATTCAACATACATAGGAACATTGCGCTTTCCTCGAAATGGCACAGGAGTTAAATAGGGCGCATCTGTTTCTACAAGCAATTTTTCCAAGGGAAGATTTTTGACAATCTCGTCGTACTGCGATGCAAACGTGATAATGCCGGTGAATGAAATAAGAAAACCCAGTTTCAAATACACCTCCGCCTGTTCGAGAGTGCCGGTAAAACAATGCAGCACGCCCCGCTCGCTATCCCCTTCTTTCCACTCACCAAATGAACTGCTAAGTATCTCGATAATTTCTGTGTGAGTATTGCGGCTATGGATAATAAGTGGTTTTGAAAGTGCTTTTGATAGTGCAATATGCCGTTCAAAAAGCTCCTGCTGACGAGTTTTTTCCTGCTGAATATCAATTCCTTCCGGCAATCGATACCAATCAAGTCCTGTCTCCCCTATTGCAACAACTTTGAATGAAGACGCTCCTAGCTGAAAAAATTTTTCATACTCAAAGACCTCCCTAGAGTCGTTAGGATGCTGACCCACGGCAGCCCATGTATGCGCGCCGATTGATTCCGCACATTGGATAGCGGCAGCGCTGCTTTCGTAATCGCAGCCGACAATAATCATGCCAATGTTACTTCTCTGCGCTTGAGCAATAACATCATCACGATCTACATCGTACTGTCGAAACTGAATTTGACAATGCGTATCAATAAGTCTGAGTGGCATACGATTCAGCTATTTTTTCTTTTCAGAAGGCGCTGCCTTTTCCGACTTTGAATTTTTTGAATTCTTTGCTGATTGTTCCTGTTCTTTAAGTATTTCATCCAAAAAGCCTTTAAGCTGTTGGTACTCTTTTGAATTCATGTCAATATTCAACTTGCTGGGATCGATATTTTTTAGCTGATCAAGGTTAATATTTTTCGGATCAATAATACTCGGCAATCCCTGTGGCAGCTTTGAGGCATCAGGCAATAGCGGTGTAAGCATGGTATTCACCGTATTAATTACCGGCAGAAATGGTGACTGCTTTAATTGCTCTGTAAGTTTTGTCGAAAAAGGAAAATGCAGCAGAAGAAAAACGGTTGCACTTACCAATAACACTCCTTCAAGTACGCCAATAATGCCACCCAGCAGCCTATTGGTAAACTTCATGAAGGGCGCAAATGAAAAAATACGAAACATGTAGTCCGCAATGCTTATAACAATGCCAAATGCAAATTGTGTGCCAAAGAATAAAAGGCCATATGCCGCAACTACCGAAAGTTGTTGCGCAATAATCTGCCACTGGGAGAATGATGGTTTGAGATAGACTGCAACGGCAGGGTGGTATGTTGCAGCAATCCATAGAGCAAGGAAAAATCCGGCGATCGATCCGATTTGCTTAATAAATCCGCGGACAAACCCCATGAGGAAAAAAATGGCAAGGATGATGAGGATAATAACGTCGGGGTTGAAAGACATATGCTCTCGTTATGGCAATGGTGGAAAAAGGCTTTCGCTCTTTGTAATATGTTCTATTGGGACACTGCTGATCGTGCGTGATTGTTCACATGTAAGTGATCGCTGTTGTTCTCCGATGCCAAGCTGTTCCCATATTTTTTCAGCTGTTTTGGGCATAAACGGATAGACCATTACACTGATATGGCGCAATACTTCTACAAGCGTTTGTATAACAGCAGTATAGCGGGCTTTATCGCTTTTTGAAAGCGCCCACGGCTTTTGCTGCTCGATATACTTATCGCCAAATGATATGAGATTCCATACTTCACTGAGCGCTTCGTCGGGGTGATACTCTTCCATTGCATGCGTCCATTCATTCCAACACTCTCCAATTGCATCCTTTGCCTCGCTATCTAGAGACACCGGCGAAGCAGAATTATATTCTCGCGATGCCATTGTTGCTACGCGACTCGTAAAATTACCCAAACCTTTCGCAAGATCCGCCGTGTAGCGCTCTTTAAGACGACTAAAGGAAAAATCACCATCTGAACCGAAGGGAATCTCACGCGCCAGAAAGTAGCGAAGCACATCATTGCCATAACTTTGCGCCAATGCAACAGGATCGATTGCATTGCCCATTGATTTGCCCATTTTGTGTCCATCGATAGTAAAAAACCCGTGCGCAAATACTCTTTTGGGAAGCGGCAGGCCGGCAGCCATCAACATTGCAGGCCAGAGAGCGCAATGAAACTTGATAATATCCTTGCCAACCACATGCATATCCGCAGGCCAATGTTTACCAAACAGTTCATCATTCCATCCATACCCCACACCCGTGAGGTAGTTGATAAGCGCGTCGAACCAGACATAGATGACCTGGGACTCATCAATAGGAATCGGGATTCCCCACTTCGCACTCTGTCGCGAGATACTAATGTCTTCCATGTGATGTTCGATGTAATTGCGGATTTCATTACGGCGGCTTACCGGCTGGATGAAATCAGGATGCGCATCAATATGCTCAAGAAGGCGGTCGCGATAGCTTGTCAGTTTGAAAAAATAATTCTCCTCCTTGATTTCTTGGGGCGGGCACGGATGATTGGGACAGTTGCCATTCACCAAATCACTCTCACGCACGAACGCCTCGCATCCCGTACAGTAGAGACCTGTGTATGTTCCTTTGTAGATGTCGCCTTTTTCATGGACGGCGAGAAAAAACTTTTTTACCCCTTGTTTGTGCCGTTCTTCAGTGGTGCGAATAAAATCCGTATAAAGGATATCTAAACTGTCCCACGTACTTCGCCACAACGCTGATTGCGCATCAATAAACCGCTGAATGTCTGTTTCTCCACTTTTAAGAGCTGCATCAAGGCTCCCCTGGCTATTCTCATCCGTACCGGTTAGGAAAAATGCGTCTTCACCCTTCATGCGATGGTACCGTGTAAAAATATCCGCAATGATCGTGGTATATGCATGCCCGATATGGGGTTTGTCATTGATATAATAAATCGGCGTGGTGATGGTGTAGGATTTTTGCGGCATAGTATGGATCAGACTGTATACGATAGAGGCGATTTTAGCAATATGCTACGGCGTCAATTTCATGTTTGGCGCCATAAATTGCGGCTGCATTTTTTCCATGTCTTCAGCTTCGATTTCTATCGTATCGCTCGTTGAGATTTTGAGTTTCATTGTCCGTTCGGGTTTTAAGTGATTATGGTAATAATACTTCCCGGGTTTGGTAAACGTATATTCAAAATACGATCCCGGCGCGATGCTTTTTAAGGAGTTAAATTCAGGAACTGAAGTATGCGTCGGATGTGGATCTGCCGCAATCCATAGATCGTGTGATGATGCGTTATAAAAATAGACTTTCTTTCCCACTTTGCCGTAATTCCAGAAGTCATGCGCCTCATCTTTATAACAAATCACATCAAGTGTTTGATAGCTCGATGCCCGCGACTGCTCGCATGCGCGTCCACTCGTGAGATCATCAAACCCTTTTGACGTATTCTGTTTTGAATTGAGATTTTTGGTCGATTGTATCAATGATTGAAGTGTTTTGCCTGTATTTTTTATGTCTTTTACGATGCGTTCATAGACTCCGCGAATGCTTCCCGGGGGAACACTCGGGAATTCATCAATATCATCATCAAGATTGGTGATTGTTTCTTTTATATCAGCAAGTGCGTCTTGGAGATCTTGTTTTTCCTCATCTCCATCCTGCCACTTGAGGGATGGTTCCAATTGGAGTGCCAAATCCTCATAGGTTTCCAGTGTACTCTTTAGTTGAGTGCTGGCTTTCTGGAGTTCAAATACTGGTATGCGCTTACTCAAAATCCCGAGAGCAATAAGCTCTCGCACAGCCAATTCGATTGCGGATCTCTCTTTTGCCTGTTCAATTCTATTTCCAATTGCACGAACTTTTTCCAGATCGGCTGTAAGCGGCTGAATAAGATTTTCCAGTCCTAAATAACGAGCGCTTTTCATCGCATCATCAAGTCTGCGAGTGCGCAACACTACCTCTGCCTTTCCCGCCGCAACCACTTTTTTGATGCCGTATTTTTTTGATGGTTTGGGAAGCTTAGGCATTCTCTCTGACAATGCTTTCGGTAAAGGTCCCGATTGAAGCTGGGGCACCTTTGTTCTAAAGATATCCTGTTCCTTCTTCTTTACAACAAGCACGTCGGACTCATGGTCGGGCCGCAAATGATTATGGTACTCCCAACTCCCCCTTTTCTTGAACGTATATGACCATGACTGGCCAGGAAGAATCATTCCTGAATCAAGATCAGACAAGAGATCGTGGGTTGGATGGCTACCTGACGCCACATTAAGGTTTTCTTTAGAATCATTTCTAAAAAGTATCTTCGTACCCTGCTCAATGACGGCAGATCCGGAAAAGAATCCCTCTTCGTCATAGCATTGTACTTCGGTTTTCGGTTCTGAAGACCCGTTGCAAAAACGCGCCGCATCCGCTTCTTGGATAGAAAAAAGAAAAAGGGCGCTCATAAATCCAATAAAAAAGAATAGTCTATGCATAAGAACACATGGTTAATAATAGGTACTTATAGAGTATCACAATGGGGGTGTATCACGCCAGAGAATATAAAAAAAGACGCGGAATTAGCGCGTCGAGCGGTCCATGGGGACCCACTTCATAAGCAATTCGGCAACATGCCAAATATACTTGTCATGGTTCTTTTCAGCAACTGGACATTCTGTATAAATACCGCTCCCGTCATTAAACTGTACGGCAAGTCCATAATGCTGTGGGCCATTGGGCGTCTTCAGCCACATAAGGTTTCCATGCAGAGTAATGGACCCCGTCGGTACTTGTGTGCGGTGATCATTCAGGATCTTATTAACTTGCGCACCCAGCTCTTTGGCATTGGGACCCAGAAATACAATCTCTTTCACGGGGAGATTGTTGTACTTTGTTGATTCCCCTCTATTTGAGAATAAAGATAATCCACAAAACACCACAGCCATAACAACCACTATCATAGGTAGCCAAAGAAATGGCGGTAGTCTAAAAGTAAAGGTGTATTCGCGTTCGAATAGTGTATCTAGTGTATCTTTTGAAGGAACTACAATCTTACTCTCTTCTCTCATCTCTCTTTTTGACATCCCTATCTAAGCACATTTTTGCCTTTTTGTCAAGACCCCCACATTCTGCAATCTAAAATACGGGATGCGACTCCCTAGACAATTCTCATGATTTGTGCTATACTTTCGAAAGTACAAAAAAGATGAAAATTCAGGATCCTCTTGATGTGAAGATAAAGACAAACGTCTGTGTACGCTCGCTCCTTGAATTCGGTTTTCCCAAAGAGTATATTGCCGCAGAGCTTCATGTTCCATTAGATCGCGTCACTGAAGCGGAAAGCATGTTTGGAGGCCCCGATTCCTTCCCTCCGCCTGTCACTGACTCCATGCAATATGTCGTGCGATTCAATACGTTTCTGAATAATCCGGGTACGCCAATCGAAGACGCACAGCTTCTCTCCTCGATTGACAAAGCGCGTGCGCGCATACTTGCCAGCATTATGGCTCAATGGTTTGATTGGTGCCCCCATGCAATGGCTGGCATGGTCAAAAGCACAATTGAAGCGACAGAAAGAGCGCGCAGAGTAGGTGGCACGTATGCGATAGGAATTGCCTTTGTTGAATACCAAGATCATCCACCCAACAACCAGCACTAACCGCTGGTTTTATTTTTTTTTGAAATAAAAAAACCGGCGATTCCATGGCCGGTTATTGCGTGTGCTGTTGCGCCCTACTTTCCGCTTCGCGCTTGTCAACAACATCTTTCGCATTTCCGATTGCTTCAAGTAATTCATTAAGATTGTCTTGTGCTCTCTTCCCTGCTTCAAGCAAGTACTCGCACTCCCATACTTTTCGTCCCTCGAGCATTCGGACAAGTGTAGCGCTCTTAATATCGAGAAGAATTCCTGAGCGCTCATCTATGTCACGGATGAGATTC harbors:
- the atpD gene encoding F0F1 ATP synthase subunit beta — protein: MNKGTISQIIGPVVDVVFEGHLPALTHALVIEGPNGKLVCEVQQHLGNNTVRAIAMGPTEGLQRNCDAIDTGAPISVPVGKETLGRMFNVLGEPIDGKGDLESKQRVPIHREAPPFIAQSTESEVFETGIKVVDLICPFLKGGKVGLFGGAGVGKTVVITELIRNIAAQHGGVSVFAGVGERTREGNDLYHEMQSSGVLDKTTLVFGQMNEPPGSRARVALTALTMAEHFRDSENQDVLLFVDNIFRFTQAGSEVSALLGRIPSAVGYQPTLAQEMGQLQERITSTYNGSITSVQAVYVPADDLTDPAPATTFGHLDSTVVLSRALSELGLYPAVDPLDSTSTMLDPAIVGAEHYTVAREVQRLLQRYKDLQDIIAILGMDELSAEDKLTVARARKIQRFLSQPFFVGEVFTGIPGKYVPLSQTIRGFREILDGKHDDKQEQTFYMKGTIDEVGA
- a CDS encoding F0F1 ATP synthase subunit delta, which gives rise to MKIAPQRYAESLLALAKGKTHQQIDTMIHEFVSFLARQGLLRTAGAVARSLRDVTSRLEGSVRVTITTASQPTANEKKMFEEMIHASYGKKSNISFTVDADLIGGFRVKAQDLVVDASDAGRLHALRRHLQKSAHA
- the atpB gene encoding F0F1 ATP synthase subunit A, with translation MNISISAETLFHIGSFPVTNSILISWIIIVFLCVAGYVITRKLTLVPRGAQNIAEVVIDFLFGIVEGVMGNKEQTKRFFPLIATIFLFIILTNWTELLPGMGSVGLWEEHEGKRIIIPFIRASAADLNFTIALSLISVITIQVVGVMSIGFSKYISKFLNFKSPISFFVGILELISEVAKLVSFSFRLFGNIFAGEVLLIVMYTLVPYIVPLPFMALELFVGFIQALVFSMLTIVFIKMATEEAHH
- the atpF gene encoding F0F1 ATP synthase subunit B, translated to MEILTSLGVDWRLLVAQLVNFAILFFALYKLLYKPLLALLEKRTAKIEKGLADADAAEEKLKLTDQTYKQIVLKAKKEAEKILEEASALAEQHRQETVKQTREEVKRVVTQAKTRIEQEKQQMLEDAKKDIVDLVVQASASIAQTSGEKKISKDLAKKAVDRLKKNV
- the atpE gene encoding ATP synthase F0 subunit C, whose translation is MPENLELVKASVEWAKALGPGLAMGLGAIGPGIGIGLLVGKALEAIGRNPEASGKIQTVMILGIAFTEAIAIYALVIALLIKFV
- the atpA gene encoding F0F1 ATP synthase subunit alpha, with translation MSSEYLIQSLQKQLESFKSDLQVQKEGNVIEVGDGIAKISGLADARQSEMLEFLSHDGSTVMGVVLNLEEDTVGAMILGDFRSLREGDRVKPTGRILEVPVGPGLVGRVVDALGAPIDGQGPIATDTFYPIEKIAPGVITRQSVRQPLITGITAVDAMIPIGRGQRELIIGDRQTGKTAVALDAIISQKSEYAKGAPVFCIYVAIGQKESKIAKIVSRLSEEGAMDYTVVVLAGASDPAAMSFIAPYAACAMGEYFMEQGKDVLIVYDDLSKHAVAYRQLSLLLRRPPGREAYPGDIFYLHSRLLERAAKLNADNGGGSLTALPIIETQAGDVSAYIPTNVISITDGQIYLETDLFYQGIRPALNVGLSVSRVGSSAQTKAMKKVAGRLRLDLAQYRELAAFAQFGSDLDETTQKQINRGKRLTELLKQGQYKPRPVEQQVVLLYAGVNGHLDTIEVDKIQKWEEHFINYIESANEKIVLQSIRETGELNEETEHLLKKAITDFNATAQL
- the atpG gene encoding ATP synthase F1 subunit gamma, whose protein sequence is MAKGTLAIRRQIRSIGNTKKMTKAMELVSASKMRRAVTAALATRPYATTAWDILSRLDPNHDEQLHPLLAKRPVKTLGIVLVSTNRGLCGGFNNALLAQVQRTVAREKESGATHTLLFSLGKKGGELAARSGYTVKADFPKNDITRSIMDVAPISHVISDMYIRGELDKVILVAMHFVSSVKQSSVAKTLLPLEVEEHHREGTTATLPVLFEPSDTEVIKAVLPRLLDVQIFQAVLESEASEHSARMLAMHNATSSASDLLSDLSLTYNQIRQAGITQEIAEISSGRAALE
- a CDS encoding BrnA antitoxin family protein, whose amino-acid sequence is MKKLYKKISSFKSEAAERKFWETNDSTQYIDWRKAKKTRFPNLKPSTETISLRLPQGMLEEIKIRAQKRDVPYQSLIKIMLDSKLREDR